The Manihot esculenta cultivar AM560-2 chromosome 11, M.esculenta_v8, whole genome shotgun sequence genome includes a region encoding these proteins:
- the LOC110626329 gene encoding triacylglycerol lipase OBL1: protein MQTLPINTFILLLARPILNTALNKLRKKSSEASDHQKPEAMTTTVSLPPNFLIVNPNKGRKRDIFKYMVGNNTKSGMNFLDSSEETVKGGAAVDHRWILLVSIIIRRILALINTPLKYFGYLVDFFLNLISQNGGFCSICSNFLQGKLKIPRRGSENFISTIGQLDGRIDLYRTVFLSEKADDSVNSDSHNVRSELGNRYLMDLCIMASKLVYENEKVVKNVVENHWKMHFEAFYNCWNENQKESNTQVFIITDKPKDANLIVISFRGTEPFNAQDWSTDFDFSWYEVPKVGKLHIGFLEALGLGSRGDATTFQNQLRRKHTSFLHVIGESEASVKEKAKKSAYYAVSLTLKNLLKEHRNAKFVVTGHSLGGALAILFPCVLVIQEETEMIQRLLNIYTFGQPRIGDAQLGTFMEAHLNYPNNRYYRVVYSNDMVPRVPFDDKIFAFKHFGVCLYYDSRYFGRFMDEEPNRNFFSLKHMIPMRVNALWEIIRSFVISHTHGPEYQESWFCTLFRIMGLVLPGISAHSPIDYVNSVRLGRERTFPLSTLKSFARKS from the exons ATGCAAACTCTTCCTATAAATACGTTCATACTTCTGCTTGCTCGCCCCATACTGAACACAGCCTTGAACAAATTGAGGAAAAAGAGTAGTGAAGCGAGTGATCATCAGAAGCCAGAAGCCATGACCACCACCGTGAGTCTTCCTCCAAACTTCCTGATTGTGAACCCAAATAAGGGAAGAAAAAGAGACATATTCAAGTACATGGTGGGGAATAACACGAAGAGTGGAATGAACTTCTTGGATAGCTCTGAGGAGACAGTCAAGGGTGGTGCAGCCGTTGATCACAGATGGATTTTGCTGGTGTCCATTATCATTCGCAGGATCCTTGCCCTTATTAACACCCCATTGAAATACTTTGGCTATTTGGTTGATTTCTTTCTCAACCTTATTTCTCAGAATGGTGGCTTCTGCAGCATATGTAGTAATTTTCTTCAGG GAAAGCTGAAGATACCAAGGAGAGGCTCAGAAAATTTTATTAGCACAATTGGGCAACTGGATGGACGAATAGACCTCTATAGGACTGTATTCTTGTCTGAGAAAGCAGATGATTCTGTTAATTCAGACTCACATAACGTAAGATCAGAACTGGGGAATCGATATCTCATGGATCTTTGTATCATGGCATCCAAGCTTGTTTATGAGAATGAGAAAGTTGTTAAAAATGTCGTCGAAAATCACTGGAAG ATGCACTTCGAGGCCTTTTACAACTGCTGGAATG AAAACCAGAAGGAGAGCAATACCCAAGTGTTCATCATTACTGACAAGCCCAAAGATGCAAACTTGATAGTGATCAGCTTTAGAGGTACGGAACCTTTCAATGCACAAGACTGGAGTACTGATTTCGATTTCTCCTGGTACGAGGTACCGAAAGTAGGAAAACTCCATATTGGATTTTTAGAAGCCTTGGGTTTAGGTAGCAGAGGAGATGCTACCACCTTCCAAAATCAACTTCGGAGGAAGCATACAAGTTTCTTGCATGTAATTGGTGAGTCTGAGGCGTCCGTTAAGGAAAAGGCGAAAAAGAGTGCATACTATGCTGTGTCGTTGACACTCAAGAACTTACTAAAGGAACACAGGAATGCAAAATTTGTTGTTACTGGACATAGCTTAGGCGGTGCACTGGCTATATTATTCCCTTGCGTGCTGGTGATACAAGAGGAGACGGAGATGATCCAAAGGTTGCTAAATATATACACATTTGGGCAGCCAAGGATCGGCGATGCACAGCTAGGGACATTCATGGAAGCCCATTTGAACTACCCAAATAATAGATACTATAGGGTAGTTTACTCTAATGACATGGTGCCTAGGGTACCTTTCGATGACAAGATCTTCGCTTTCAAGCACTTTGGAGTCTGCCTTTACTATGATAGCCGATACTTTGGCCGA TTTATGGACGAGGAACCAAATAGAAATTTCTTTTCATTGAAGCACATGATCCCTATGCGGGTGAATGCACTGTGGGAAATCATAAGGAGTTTTGTGATAAGCCACACACATGGACCAGAGTATCAAGAGAGTTGGTTCTGCACATTATTCAGGATAATGGGGCTGGTGCTTCCTGGAATTTCTGCGCATAGTCCTATAGATTATGTTAATTCGGTCAGGCTTGGAAGGGAGCGCACATTTCCATTGTCTACTTTGAAAAGCTTCGCTCGCAAATCATAA
- the LOC110627093 gene encoding ATPase 10, plasma membrane-type — protein MAEELDKPLLDPENFNREGIDLERLPLEEVFKQLKTSRGGLSTEDAEVRLQIFGPNKLEEKPENKFLKFLSFMWNPLSWVMEAAAIMAIVLANGGGEGPDWQDFVGIICLLLINSTISFIEENNAGNAAAALMARLAPKTKVLRDGQWQEEDAAILVPGDIVSIKLGDIIPADARLLEGDPLKIDQSALTGESLPATKRTGDEVFSGSICKHGEIEAVVIATGVNTFFGKAAHLVDSTEVVGHFQKVLTSIGNFCICSIAVGMILEIIVMFPIQHRSYRDGINNLLVLLIGGIPIAMPTVLSVTLAVGSHRLSQQGAITKRMTAIEEMAGMDVLCSDKTGTLTLNRLTVDRNLIEVFNKDMDREMIVLLAARASRLENQDAIDAAIVNMLADPKEARANIKEVHFLPFNPVDKRTAITYIDSDGNWYRASKGAPEQILNLCQGKDQIAGKVHTIIDKFAERGLRSLGVAFQEVPEKNKDSPGGPWTFCGLLALFDPPRHDSAETIRRALNLGVCVKMITGDQLAIAKETGRRLGMGTNMYPSSSLLGRDKDENEAVPVDELIEKADGFAGVFPEHKYEIVKILQEKQHVVGMTGDGVNDAPALKKADIGIAVADSTDAARSAADLVLTEPGLSVIVSAVLTSRAIFQRMKNYTIYAVSITIRIVLGFVLLALIWEYDFPPFMVLIIAILNDGTIMTISKDRVKPSPRPDSWKLPEIFATGIVIGTYLALVTVLFYWVVISTNFFERTFHVRSLSSNTEEVSSAIYLQVSIISQALIFVTRSQSWSFMERPGVLLMCAFVVAQLVATLIAVYAHISFAYIRGIGWGWAGVIWLYSLIFYIPLDIIKFTVRYALSGEAWNLLFDRKTAFSSKKDYGKEDRAAKWIMSQRSLQGLMAADLEFNGWRSSLISEQAKRRAEIARLREIHTLRGHMESVARLKNLDSNVIQSSYTV, from the exons CAGCAATAATGGCAATTGTCCTTGCTAATGGTGGA GGAGAAGGTCCTGACTGGCAGGATTTTGTGGGGATCATTTGCCTACTGTTAATAAATTCAACAATTAGTTttatagaagaaaataatgcTGGGAATGCTGCAGCTGCACTTATGGCTCGCTTGGCTCCCAAAACAAAG GTCCTCAGAGATGGACAGTGGCAAGAGGAAGATGCAGCAATTTTAGTACCAGGAGATATAGTTAGCATTAAGCTTGGAGATATCATCCCTGCAGATGCTCGACTGCTCGAAGGAGATCCACTAAAAATTGATCAG TCAGCTCTTACTGGAGAATCTCTCCCTGCCACCAAGAGGACAGGTGATGAAGTATTTTCTGGTTCAATATGCAAGCATGGTGAAATTGAAGCTGTGGTTATAGCAACTGGAGTTAACACCTTCTTTGGAAAAGCAGCACATCTGGTTGATTCCACTGAAGTTGTTGGACATTTTCAGAAG GTCCTTACCTCCATTGGGAATTTTTGTATTTGCTCTATAGCTGTGGGAATGATTCTTGAAATCATTGTCATGTTCCCAATTCAGCACCGATCATACAGAGATGGAATCAACAATCTCCTTGTTCTCTTGATTGGAGGAATACCTATAGCTATGCCAACAGTGTTGTCTGTTACGCTTGCAGTTGGTTCTCACCGCCTATCTCAGCAG GGTGCCATTACAAAGAGGATGACTGCAATTGAAGAAATGGCAGGAATGGATGTTCTCTGCAGTGACAAAACTGGAACTCTCACCTTGAATCGCCTTACAGTTGATCGCAACCTTATCGAG GTTTTTAACAAGGATATGGACAGAGAAATGATTGTGTTGCTTGCAGCCAGAGCATCCAGACTGGAGAATCAGGATGCTATTGATGCAGCTATAGTTAACATGCTTGCTGATCCAAAGGAG GCACGTGCAAACATCAAAGAAGTGCATTTTCTGCCCTTCAATCCGGTGGACAAACGTACTGCAATTACATACATTGACTCTGATGGTAACTGGTATCGTGCCAGCAAAGGAGCTCCTGAACAG ATACTAAATCTGTGCCAAGGGAAGGATCAGATTGCTGGAAAAGTCCATACCATCATTGACAAATTTGCTGAAAGAGGCTTGCGATCTCTTGGAGTTGCATTTCAG GAAGTACCTGAGAAGAATAAGGATAGTCCTGGAGGTCCTTGGACATTTTGTGGGTTGTTGGCCTTGTTTGATCCTCCTAGACATGACAGTGCTGAGACCATCCGTAGAGCACTTAACCTTGGAGTTTGTGTTAAGATGATTACAG GTGATCAGCTGGCAATTGCAAAGGAGACAGGAAGAAGACTTGGAATGGGAACAAACATGTACCCCTCTTCATCACTTCTGGGTAGAGACAAGGATGAAAATGAAGCTGTTCCAGTGGATGAGCTCATTGAGAAGGCAGATGGCTTTGCTGGTGTATTCCCAG AACACAAATATGAGATCGTAAAAATCCTACAAGAAAAGCAGCATGTGGTTGGGATGACTGGAGATGGAGTAAATGATGCTCCTGCCTTAAAGAAAGCAGATATTGGTATAGCAGTGGCAGATTCTACAGATGCTGCAAGAAGTGCTGCAGATTTGGTGTTAACTGAGCCTGGTTTAAGTGTGATTGTCAGTGCTGTCTTAACTAGCAGAGCTATATTCCAGAGAATGAAGAACTACACG ATATATGCCGTCTCCATTACCATTCGTATTGTG CTTGGTTTTGTGCTTCTTGCCTTGATATGGGAATATGACTTCCCAccttttatggttttgatcatAGCAATACTCAATGATG ggACTATAATGACTATTTCCAAGGATCGGGTTAAGCCATCTCCAAGGCCAGACAGTTGGAAGCTCCCAGAGATATTTGCCACTGGTATTGTCATTGGGACATACCTAGCTTTGGTCACTGTCCTGTTTTATTGGGTTGTGATTAGCACTAATTTCTTTGAG AGGACCTTCCATGTAAGATCTCTGTCAAGCAATACTGAAGAAGTTTCCTCTGCTATATATCTGCAAGTCAGCATCATCAGCCAGGCTCTCATATTTGTTACACGTAGTCAAAGTTGGTCGTTTATGGAGAGGCCTGGCGTTCTCTTGATGTGTGCATTTGTGGTGGCTCAACTG GTGGCTACCTTGATTGCTGTATATGCACATATTAGCTTTGCTTATATTAGAGGCATTGGATGGGGATGGGCTGGTGTTATTTGGTTATATAGTTTGATCTTCTACATTCCTCTGGATATTATCAAGTTTACCGTTCGTTACGCTTTGAGTGGAGAAGCATGGAATCTCTTATTTGACAGAAAG ACAGCTTTTAGTTCAAAGAAAGATTATGGAAAGGAAGATAGAGCAGCCAAGTGGATAATGTCGCAGAGGAGTCTACAGGGGTTGATGGCTGCAGATCTGGAGTTCAATGGCTGGCGATCCTCTTTGATTTCTGAACAAGCCAAGCGGCGAGCTGAAATAGCCAG GCTTAGGGAGATTCATACGTTGAGAGGACATATGGAATCAGTAGCAAGGCTTAAGAATCTGGACTCGAATGTGATCCAATCATCTTATACAGTTTGA